One region of Catenuloplanes indicus genomic DNA includes:
- a CDS encoding GNAT family N-acetyltransferase has product MLSLGDDDPDLEKRLSDELDAINDAAVGADDHRNLAIRLTGDDGTLIGGLTGYTWGGCGGITSLWLDPDHRGQGHGARLLAAAEDEIRRRGCDRVVVATMSFHAPGFYLRHGYREVGYTPGMPGGTGKHHFHKRLP; this is encoded by the coding sequence ATGCTGAGTCTCGGTGACGACGATCCAGATCTTGAGAAGCGCCTGTCCGACGAACTGGACGCGATCAACGACGCGGCGGTCGGCGCCGACGACCATCGGAACCTGGCGATCCGGCTGACCGGTGACGACGGCACGCTGATCGGTGGCCTCACCGGCTACACCTGGGGTGGCTGCGGCGGCATCACCTCGCTGTGGCTGGACCCGGATCACCGCGGGCAGGGGCACGGGGCCCGGCTGCTGGCCGCCGCCGAGGACGAGATCCGCCGGCGCGGCTGCGACCGGGTCGTGGTCGCCACCATGTCCTTCCACGCGCCCGGCTTCTACCTGCGGCACGGCTACCGCGAGGTCGGCTACACGCCCGGAATGCCCGGTGGCACCGGCAAACACCACTTCCACAAGCGGCTGCCGTAG
- a CDS encoding Hpt domain-containing protein translates to MTDARAAALHERLLDIAGPDPSAAERALMVRLIENFLRKVPAMLDHLERTLAGDDPAEARTAAHALRGSASNIGADGLALLAGAVEDEIRAGRPPSPAAVTALRTETDAVCPLLTAAAGRLSG, encoded by the coding sequence ATGACCGACGCCCGCGCGGCCGCGCTGCACGAACGCCTCCTCGACATCGCCGGCCCGGACCCGTCCGCCGCGGAGCGCGCGCTGATGGTCCGGCTGATCGAGAACTTCCTCCGCAAGGTCCCCGCGATGCTCGACCACCTGGAACGCACGCTGGCCGGCGACGACCCGGCCGAGGCCCGCACCGCCGCGCACGCGCTGCGCGGCTCCGCCTCCAACATCGGCGCGGACGGCCTCGCGCTGCTCGCCGGCGCGGTCGAGGACGAGATCCGGGCCGGCCGCCCGCCGTCCCCCGCGGCCGTCACCGCGCTCCGCACCGAGACCGACGCCGTCTGCCCGCTGCTCACCGCGGCGGCCGGCCGGCTGTCCGGCTGA
- a CDS encoding response regulator, whose translation MADRPAVLLVDDDESVLDALTLQLRGDFRTHTAPDGRTALTVLAARDDIAVVVSDMLMPDMSGAQLLGEMRLRHPDTTRVLLTAQADVAGAIAAINDGGAFRFLTKPCPTAELRTTVSAAVAQHRIAVAERTVLAKTLRASLQALFGVLELANPAAFARAGRIRTLVSALCQDLDLDNRWEIEVAAMCSQLGAVALPPGVLEKMDAGLPLGEREQRMVDAMPDVAVRLLGDVPNLDDVLAIVRGLRAPDPAAPPLVSLGAGVIRAALDFENHTARGVSGEAALRAIEQRADDRHHPGALAALRRIKGITATPDTVRALAIAELEVGMRMAEDVATVTGAVLIGRGTRVTELLLERLMNYRQIATIAEPVLAVIPADILARWRQPS comes from the coding sequence GTGGCCGATCGCCCCGCGGTGCTGCTCGTCGACGACGACGAGTCCGTGCTCGACGCGCTCACGCTCCAGCTGCGCGGCGACTTCCGCACGCACACCGCGCCGGACGGCCGCACCGCGCTGACCGTGCTGGCCGCGCGCGACGACATCGCGGTCGTGGTCTCCGACATGCTGATGCCGGACATGTCCGGCGCACAGCTGCTCGGCGAGATGCGGCTGCGCCACCCGGACACCACCCGCGTGCTGCTGACCGCGCAGGCCGACGTGGCCGGCGCGATCGCCGCGATCAACGACGGCGGCGCGTTCCGCTTCCTCACCAAGCCCTGCCCCACCGCCGAGCTGCGCACCACGGTCAGCGCCGCGGTCGCGCAGCACCGGATCGCGGTCGCCGAACGCACCGTCCTCGCCAAGACGCTGCGCGCCAGCCTGCAGGCGCTGTTCGGCGTGCTCGAACTCGCCAACCCGGCCGCGTTCGCCCGGGCCGGCCGGATCCGTACGCTGGTCAGCGCGCTCTGCCAGGACCTCGACCTGGACAACCGGTGGGAGATCGAGGTCGCGGCCATGTGCTCCCAGCTCGGCGCGGTCGCGCTGCCGCCCGGCGTGCTGGAGAAAATGGACGCCGGACTGCCGCTCGGCGAACGCGAGCAGCGCATGGTCGACGCCATGCCGGACGTGGCCGTCCGCCTCCTCGGCGACGTGCCCAACCTGGACGACGTCCTCGCGATCGTCCGTGGCCTGCGCGCACCGGACCCGGCCGCGCCACCGCTGGTGTCGCTCGGGGCCGGCGTCATCCGCGCGGCCCTCGACTTCGAGAACCACACCGCCCGTGGCGTCTCCGGCGAGGCCGCGCTGCGCGCGATCGAGCAGCGCGCCGACGACCGTCACCACCCCGGCGCGCTCGCCGCGCTGCGCCGGATCAAGGGCATCACGGCAACCCCCGACACGGTACGGGCACTGGCCATCGCGGAGCTGGAGGTCGGCATGCGGATGGCCGAGGACGTCGCCACCGTCACCGGCGCGGTCCTGATCGGCCGTGGCACCCGGGTTACCGAGCTGCTGCTGGAACGGCTGATGAACTACCGGCAGATCGCCACGATCGCCGAGCCGGTCCTCGCGGTCATCCCGGCGGACATCCTCGCCCGCTGGCGACAGCCGTCATGA
- a CDS encoding GNAT family N-acetyltransferase, with protein MPRELRLATVADLPFLPPIEVAAGRAFITVNMWEIAADAPPTAESLAGYQRDGRAWVALSGRTPVAYLLAGRVDDAAHVEQVTVHPEHAGQRLGAALIDRCAAWGRSWGARRITLTTFAGVPWNAPYYARLGFTVVPPRDLTPGLAAIRADEAARGLDRWPRVAMSREC; from the coding sequence GTGCCCCGTGAACTGCGCCTCGCCACCGTCGCTGACCTGCCGTTCCTGCCACCGATCGAGGTGGCGGCGGGCCGCGCGTTCATCACTGTGAACATGTGGGAAATCGCGGCCGACGCACCGCCCACCGCGGAGTCGCTGGCCGGGTACCAGCGCGACGGGCGGGCCTGGGTCGCGCTGTCCGGCCGTACGCCGGTCGCCTACCTGCTGGCCGGCCGGGTCGACGACGCGGCGCACGTCGAGCAGGTCACCGTGCACCCGGAGCACGCCGGACAGCGGCTCGGCGCCGCGCTCATCGACCGGTGCGCGGCGTGGGGCCGCTCCTGGGGTGCCCGGCGGATCACGCTGACCACGTTCGCCGGCGTGCCGTGGAACGCGCCGTACTACGCGCGGCTCGGCTTCACGGTCGTACCGCCGCGGGACCTGACGCCAGGCCTGGCCGCGATCCGCGCCGACGAGGCCGCGCGCGGGCTGGACCGGTGGCCGCGCGTGGCGATGAGCCGGGAATGCTAA
- a CDS encoding PPC domain-containing protein has translation MNVRTTLRRTAPPLLVLTLAVTIAAPAPAQAAPPDPAKLTSLTATGANPYLSFGAKDAPGARGTAPGMTFGLDGRLTTTRIAAWQRAMATGAEAAASRPGGGTGSYTEREPATVRGRNDTRPELIRGVGSGRPESGSFTIDGTLASEAPVAEPLAPPAEDDGAIPLATETGISAARRAVTTSGTIGDGPHGSAGTGTGDFDFYELTGRAGEVVTADVDTPGAVLDSFVALYAADGTLLGGNDDQAPPDDWSSRFSIELPADGTYYVAVGGYSELLLPADPNDPASGPGAGSEGPYALLLQVAAEDRDSFAVDLDKGDVLGLNVSGGAARLEIFDPSGTQVFGSVVDLSFIVPPSSPLPKGGNAIADHIAAVSGRHRIVIERGAGAYSANAVITRPAAESERRGTKQTLLIDTNGATIDPAIFGTGASGERPVTGLPAFLPNWGLTEADLPRLRDVITRTVNAQLNQARRDARVGELAVRVVTDADGPETWGRPDTSRVIIGGTIEELEIPTVGIAQSIDPGNFAREETAIVLLDLLSGPAGSPVSLNTYLTPASDRVGFVGRVLGTLISHEAGHYLGNWHLSSIDDQLNIMDEGGADPAFFFGVGPDNVGGTADDVFARYGPGPLSTFEGFDGTENTAVRTAWALIKP, from the coding sequence GTGAACGTACGCACAACCCTGCGCAGAACCGCACCGCCGCTCCTCGTCCTGACCCTCGCCGTGACGATCGCGGCGCCCGCACCGGCCCAGGCCGCGCCGCCCGATCCGGCGAAGCTGACCAGCCTGACCGCGACCGGGGCGAACCCCTACCTGTCGTTCGGCGCGAAGGACGCGCCCGGTGCCCGCGGCACGGCACCCGGCATGACGTTCGGCCTCGACGGCCGGCTGACCACCACGCGGATCGCGGCCTGGCAGCGCGCGATGGCCACCGGCGCGGAGGCGGCGGCATCCCGGCCGGGCGGCGGCACCGGCTCCTACACCGAGCGCGAACCGGCCACGGTCCGCGGCCGCAACGACACCCGGCCGGAGCTCATCCGCGGCGTCGGCTCGGGCCGGCCCGAGTCCGGCTCGTTCACCATCGACGGCACGCTCGCGTCCGAGGCGCCGGTGGCCGAGCCGCTGGCCCCACCGGCCGAGGACGACGGCGCGATCCCGCTGGCCACGGAGACCGGCATCTCGGCGGCGCGGCGCGCGGTCACCACGAGCGGCACGATCGGCGACGGCCCGCACGGCTCGGCCGGGACCGGCACCGGCGACTTCGACTTCTACGAGCTGACCGGCCGGGCCGGTGAGGTGGTCACGGCGGACGTGGACACCCCGGGCGCGGTGCTGGACAGCTTCGTGGCGCTGTACGCGGCGGACGGCACGCTGCTCGGCGGCAACGACGACCAGGCCCCGCCGGACGACTGGAGCAGCCGGTTCTCGATCGAGCTGCCCGCGGACGGCACGTACTACGTGGCGGTCGGCGGCTACTCCGAGCTGCTGCTGCCGGCCGACCCGAACGATCCGGCCAGCGGCCCCGGCGCCGGCTCGGAGGGACCGTACGCGCTGTTGCTGCAGGTCGCGGCCGAGGATCGGGACTCGTTCGCGGTCGACCTGGACAAGGGCGACGTGCTCGGGCTGAACGTGTCCGGTGGCGCGGCCCGGCTGGAGATCTTCGATCCGAGCGGCACGCAGGTCTTCGGCTCGGTGGTGGACCTGTCGTTCATCGTGCCGCCGTCGTCGCCGCTGCCCAAGGGCGGCAACGCGATCGCGGACCACATCGCGGCGGTGTCCGGCCGGCACCGGATCGTGATCGAGCGCGGTGCCGGGGCGTACTCGGCGAACGCCGTGATCACCCGTCCCGCGGCGGAGTCCGAGCGGAGGGGCACGAAGCAGACGCTGCTGATCGACACGAACGGCGCCACGATCGACCCGGCCATCTTCGGCACGGGTGCGTCGGGGGAGCGGCCGGTGACCGGCCTGCCCGCGTTCCTGCCGAATTGGGGCCTGACCGAGGCGGACCTGCCGCGGCTGCGCGACGTCATCACGCGCACCGTGAACGCGCAGCTCAACCAGGCCCGCCGGGACGCGCGCGTGGGCGAGCTGGCGGTGCGCGTGGTGACCGACGCGGACGGCCCGGAGACGTGGGGCCGGCCGGACACCAGCCGGGTGATCATCGGCGGCACGATCGAGGAACTGGAGATCCCCACGGTCGGCATCGCGCAGTCGATCGACCCGGGCAACTTCGCCCGGGAGGAGACCGCGATCGTGCTGCTGGACCTGCTCAGCGGCCCGGCCGGCAGCCCGGTCTCGCTGAACACGTACCTCACGCCGGCCAGTGACCGGGTCGGCTTCGTCGGCCGGGTGCTGGGCACGCTGATCAGCCACGAGGCCGGTCACTACCTCGGCAACTGGCACCTGAGCAGCATCGACGACCAGCTGAACATCATGGACGAGGGCGGCGCCGACCCGGCGTTCTTCTTCGGCGTCGGGCCGGACAACGTCGGCGGCACCGCGGACGACGTGTTCGCCCGCTACGGTCCCGGCCCGCTCAGCACGTTCGAGGGCTTCGACGGCACCGAGAACACCGCGGTCCGCACCGCGTGGGCCCTGATCAAGCCCTGA
- a CDS encoding RtcB family protein — MPLSHRPDPRLVRLDDNWLSLPNPHGVPVEICAGPDVPLEAAAVDELLTVLETAGTLRTLGSARIDRVVCTPDFHKGAGIPIGTVIQTTGALIPAAVGNDINCGMRVETTALTVDRIRPHLDALERRLRHLFFEGGRRIGLTAARREGLLRYGLSGLFADGVPDADGGAWAQVRPDDVTGLDGRLHATGFPAESAAGFEDWISSGGGVSYDSIIGSIGGGNHFAELQYVSAVHDGAAAHAWGLAPGRVVLTVHSGSLSLGHQAGALGRDAARAAWPRGLPMPRNGILPLAGDPARYLTAFRNAANFAIGNRFFLAMMLRAGLADVAGEVGARLIYDAPHNLLWPSADGTVVHRKGATPAGGPTGDPHRLYGEPVIVPGSMGAPSYLLRGLDAPRALGSAAHGAGRRVPRGAAARGSDAELDAFLRDFRVVTPLDHRDPAVLARRDIIDAWRRDLKQEAPWAYKDVAPVVDSLRGAGVASPVVELRPLLTVKG, encoded by the coding sequence ATGCCCCTCTCGCATCGGCCGGACCCTCGCCTGGTCCGGCTCGACGACAACTGGCTCTCGCTGCCCAACCCGCACGGCGTACCGGTGGAGATCTGCGCCGGACCGGACGTGCCGCTGGAGGCCGCGGCCGTGGACGAGCTGCTCACCGTGCTGGAGACCGCCGGCACGCTGCGCACGCTGGGCTCCGCGCGGATCGACCGGGTGGTCTGCACGCCGGACTTCCACAAGGGCGCCGGCATCCCGATCGGCACCGTGATCCAGACCACCGGCGCGCTCATTCCCGCGGCGGTCGGCAACGACATCAACTGCGGCATGCGCGTCGAGACGACCGCGCTGACCGTCGACCGGATCCGCCCGCACCTGGACGCGCTGGAGCGCCGGCTGCGGCACCTGTTCTTCGAGGGCGGGCGGCGGATCGGGCTGACCGCCGCACGACGCGAAGGGCTGCTCCGGTACGGGCTGTCCGGCCTGTTCGCCGACGGCGTCCCGGACGCGGACGGCGGTGCGTGGGCGCAGGTCCGGCCGGACGACGTGACCGGACTGGACGGCCGGCTGCACGCGACCGGCTTCCCGGCGGAATCCGCGGCCGGCTTCGAGGACTGGATCTCCAGTGGTGGCGGTGTCAGCTACGACAGCATCATCGGCAGCATCGGCGGCGGCAACCACTTCGCGGAGCTGCAGTACGTCTCCGCGGTGCACGACGGCGCGGCCGCGCACGCGTGGGGTCTCGCGCCGGGCCGGGTGGTGCTGACCGTGCACAGCGGCTCGCTGTCGCTCGGCCACCAGGCCGGTGCGCTCGGCCGGGACGCGGCGCGCGCCGCGTGGCCGCGCGGCCTGCCGATGCCGCGCAACGGGATCCTGCCACTGGCCGGCGACCCGGCGCGCTACCTCACCGCGTTCCGGAACGCGGCGAACTTCGCGATCGGCAACCGGTTCTTCCTCGCCATGATGCTGCGGGCCGGGCTCGCGGACGTCGCCGGTGAGGTCGGCGCCCGGCTGATCTACGACGCGCCGCACAACCTGCTCTGGCCGTCCGCCGACGGCACGGTGGTGCACCGCAAGGGCGCCACGCCGGCCGGCGGGCCCACCGGTGACCCGCACCGGCTGTACGGCGAGCCGGTGATCGTGCCGGGCTCGATGGGCGCGCCCAGCTACCTGCTGCGCGGGCTCGACGCGCCGCGTGCGCTGGGCAGCGCGGCGCACGGTGCCGGCCGCCGGGTGCCACGCGGCGCGGCTGCCCGGGGCAGCGACGCGGAACTCGACGCCTTCCTGCGCGACTTCCGGGTGGTCACGCCGCTCGACCACCGTGACCCGGCGGTGCTGGCGCGGCGGGACATCATCGACGCGTGGCGCCGCGACCTGAAGCAGGAGGCACCCTGGGCCTACAAGGACGTGGCGCCGGTGGTGGACAGCCTGCGCGGTGCGGGCGTCGCGTCGCCGGTGGTGGAGCTGCGCCCGCTGCTGACCGTCAAGGGCTGA
- a CDS encoding phospholipase, giving the protein MHTHHHYGTSETASVMLDIGRDTGALVIYTGPEQQGLEIEISPLDTLTAARTHVAVRERLINHGKLYCAVYPSLPAGRYAVWRGESEQAGTVTIAASRVAEFSWPAN; this is encoded by the coding sequence ATGCACACGCACCACCACTACGGCACCTCCGAGACCGCCAGCGTCATGCTGGACATCGGCCGGGACACCGGCGCGCTGGTCATCTACACCGGCCCGGAGCAGCAGGGCCTGGAGATCGAGATCAGCCCGCTGGACACGCTGACCGCGGCCCGCACGCACGTGGCCGTCCGCGAGCGCCTGATCAACCACGGCAAGCTCTACTGCGCGGTCTACCCGAGCCTCCCGGCCGGCCGCTACGCGGTCTGGCGCGGCGAGTCGGAGCAGGCCGGCACCGTCACCATCGCGGCCTCCCGGGTCGCCGAGTTCTCCTGGCCGGCCAACTAG